CTTTTCTCATCACGTGCGTTCTCTTGTGTGTGACCATTTTGGACTTGAGGGCGTAGCTTTTACCACAGACCGAGCAGGCGAAGGGCTTTTGTCCCGTGTGGATCGCCACGTGCTTCACCATGTGGATCTTCTGAGAGAAAAGCTTGCCGCAGAATGAGCATCgaaagggtttttctccggtgtgccTTCTCATGTGTCTGTTTAAGGTGGTCTTGTGGGCAAACCTGTCGCCACAAACGGAGCAGCCGAAGGCTTTCTCGCCGctgtgtgtctttctgtgttCGATCAAGATGTCCTTTCGAGCAAAGGTTCGGCTGCAAACCAAGCAACCGAAGGGCTTGTCCCCCCTGTGAGTCCGCATGTGGCGAGTCAAAGCGCTCCGGAAAGAAAGGGTTTCACCGCAAACCGAGCAGATGAAACGTTCTCTCGGCGGCGCCGCCTCCACGTTGGCGTGTTCGGAGCGTTTGTCATCCGCGTGAGGCCTCACGTCGCCCGTCTCTCCCCTCAGCGTCCCGGCAGCCCTGCCCTCGGCCTCGCTGTCGGATAGCGGCGCCATGAGGGCGTCCGCCTGCGGCTTGTCTTCGTCGTCTTCGATCTTCACCGAGACGACAGTCAGTGGCAGCTTGGTGAATTCAGCCTCCTCCGGCTCGCCCTCGTGGGTGATCCagagttcctcctcttcctctttgacGCGGGGGGGCTGGGCGGCCTCCTGTAGCAAAGTGGAGTCCCCCTCTACCTGAGCGGGACGTTCTTCTGGACCACCGATCAGCTGCGGTACGTCTGCGGGTTACACAAACAACACGTTAGCCCGTTCGCTCCGTTCTCATGCACTCATTTCCTCTTTCTACTCAGTTGTTCGTATCCGCCTTTGGGAATTCAACCCACCATCCACAATCcttctcttttgtgtgtgttctaaagatatacaagcagctaaaaagaggcaacAATGAATGCACCTTTTTGTCATATTAGCGGAATAAAGGGGTAATAGTCCGTGTCGTACGTGTCAGAGGGAAAACTACCCGCTTGCttcaggcaagcttttatttataaggTGGGTAGCATGGGTTAGCATCGCCTCACTTCTGCTTTCCCACTCCACATACCCAAGTCCAAAAGTCACATTCTTATTCtcttaaatttacaaattttattcttgtaagttGATgcctttattctagtaaattaatgattttttttgtaagtttacACCTTTATTCTCCTTAATTTATACCGTTTattcttgtttgtttatgtgtttattctaataaatgtatgacttttttttctcagagatttacgactttattctggaAATGTCAGATAATTTAGTACAAGTACTTTGTCATAAATTCTTCtatttaaatgttaatatttgtagATATTTATGTCTAAACTAAACTAATATTTATGAGTTGATTTGGGGATCATTTAGGTGTAATATCCCAACTGACTAAGCCCCCCGTAACCTTACATAATCGTGTATTGTTAGTGTTTAACAATCTAATTCCTTGTGCCAAGCAATAgtagtttttgcttttgttgcaTTATTGATCGCTATTACACTGAAATAATAGACGGGAATAAGGGAATGACGACTATTTTATTGATCAAATGACATTGAGTTTTTGCTGTCTTGTGCTTCATCGTGATTGCAGTCATGATCAACAGATGAATACCAAAGTCCTTCAaaggaaaatgtcaaataaaaagtaTCAATATCTGCAATCCTGGCCCTGCATTTAATGGGCATTGAATCGATAAACGCCCACGTCTATCACGCCCagactcattagcattaaagctacagacacaaaaACGTCGTTTTCTCCATTAGTGCTAACTAAACGTACTTTTAAAGTGTGTATATACTCCAGCGTCGACGCTTAATACACTAATGCGGAACCTCTGGCGCAATAATTAGCGTAAATAGTAGCATATAGGCTCTTAGCATAGCTAATAATAATGTCGCCTCGTTGTTAGCGATTTGTGTAAATGTGTACGGAACATACCATCGACGTGTAGCACAGTGTGAATCTTGCTAACAATTTCCAATCGGCGTagttgtcgctcgttctcctctctcgatcgacaaagttcctcctcgtacgaCGCTATGGTTCTTTCGAACAGCGCGAAGATTTCGTCAGCCGCCGCCATGAGTCGCTCCCTCACCAACCTTTTGAACATTGTGATGCTTTTCAGTCGATATGTTCGTCGCCGTCGCCCTTTGTCTCATCCGTATAGGAGCGGAATATGACAAGGCAAACGGATCCACGGGCGGAAAATACTACGGCAAAGCCGCTGGGTCAATCGCCAATAGTTCAAATATCGCATTTGCCATCAAGTACATACGCAAAACCCGAAGTTGTTTTGTCAACTACCACGCACCGTAGATACTTTTCCAACATGGCGGCGGAAATACGCATCCCCAGTTGGTTCGTTGACCCGATAGCACACGGCTGCCATCTTGGAACGGTGTCGAGGGCCCTCTGTCTCGGCGTCCctgtctctgtctctggtttCAGTGCATTTTAACGTTGGGGTGACCACGTGTTACA
This DNA window, taken from Doryrhamphus excisus isolate RoL2022-K1 chromosome 4, RoL_Dexc_1.0, whole genome shotgun sequence, encodes the following:
- the LOC131127598 gene encoding zinc finger protein OZF-like, which codes for MFKRLVRERLMAAADEIFALFERTIASYEEELCRSREENERQLRRLEIVSKIHTVLHVDDVPQLIGGPEERPAQVEGDSTLLQEAAQPPRVKEEEEELWITHEGEPEEAEFTKLPLTVVSVKIEDDEDKPQADALMAPLSDSEAEGRAAGTLRGETGDVRPHADDKRSEHANVEAAPPRERFICSVCGETLSFRSALTRHMRTHRGDKPFGCLVCSRTFARKDILIEHRKTHSGEKAFGCSVCGDRFAHKTTLNRHMRRHTGEKPFRCSFCGKLFSQKIHMVKHVAIHTGQKPFACSVCGKSYALKSKMVTHKRTHVMRKALRCGVCGDKFTHRFSLNLHMETHKEEKHFSCPVCGKAFSLKKILIGHMRTHTGEKPFTCSLCNRAFSLKKILTVHMRTHTGEKPFSCSFCSKGFTQKAHMLSHMRTHTGEKPFSCSICGDTFSQTSTLKRHMRTHTGEKPFRCSTCGESYSQKRSLTAHMRTHGGE